One Ensifer adhaerens genomic window, GTGGTCGACCACCCGGTGCATCGTCCGGTTCTCCTGGCTGAACACCGGGTGCGAGCCGAAGACGTCGTCATAGAGCGCCATCGCCGCCTCATAGGCGATCGCAGACGCGCGCCCCGGCGTCTCGCCGCCGCGGATCAGGCGCAAGCTGCAGTCGGCCAGATGCTCGATCGTCTCCGGCTGCAGCTTCAGGACCGGTCCGGTGACGGCGAGGATTGCACGGTGGATGCGCAGCGCTTCGTCGCCGTTCATCGAGATCCAGAAGAACTCCCAGCGCCCGCCGTCTTCCAGCCAGTAGCGGTGATTGTGCGGCACGAGCAACAGCAGCGTCTCGCCCTCCCGCACCCGATAGCTCCGGTTTTCGTAACGCAGGTTCCCGGCGCCCGCGATCGTGTGCTGCAGCACAGTAAACGGCGTGTTGCCACGCTTTCGCCCATCCCAGTCATAGGTCGCGTTGGAACGGATTTCATAGCCGGTGCTGGTCGGCATGGTGTGCAGGCTCTGGCGTCCCCTGGGCAAGGAAACCGTGCGCATCACTGGGCCGTTGTCGATCAAATCTTGCAGCATAAAATTACCCATGAAAGCACAATACCGCTCTGGCGGGGTCGGTGATTATACACATAATGACCGCCAAC contains:
- a CDS encoding AraC family transcriptional regulator, whose product is MGNFMLQDLIDNGPVMRTVSLPRGRQSLHTMPTSTGYEIRSNATYDWDGRKRGNTPFTVLQHTIAGAGNLRYENRSYRVREGETLLLLVPHNHRYWLEDGGRWEFFWISMNGDEALRIHRAILAVTGPVLKLQPETIEHLADCSLRLIRGGETPGRASAIAYEAAMALYDDVFGSHPVFSQENRTMHRVVDHIMNNLQNPLPVEELARVSGLSRAHFSRVFAASEGMAPAEYVLQKRLQRAVKLLTKTASLPVKEVAILSGFEDPNYFAKVFRRSFGLSPTEFRTTGMYASVPAGSVEQPSDTPEEAMGAT